AACGCCTTAACCCAGCTCTACCCAAAGCGTTGAAAGTATTCCGAAAACTCAATGGAAAGCTAGGCTCACCAGCTCAAAACGCGGCGGCACGCGAAGGCCTTCTCACCGGCGACATCGCCTACTTCGACCGCGACGCAACAGGTTTTCATCGGTGGATTCTGCCAGATTTCTTCGACAGCTGGCGCTTTCTTCCCAGGTTGCTACCGTTTGCGATCCGGCTAGGAATCAGCCCAGAGCGTATGAGGGATTTTCGATTTACCACCCCCGACACCACACTCACCCTCGCAGCCATACACTCCCGTGGTGCTGCATACGCGCAGGAATGCGCCACGGTGGTGTCACGCACACATGCATTTCGCTATCTTGCGAAAGAACTAGGCGTTGCCAATCCACCGCTTGTCACCTGGTCTAAGCAGATGAGCGAGAACATAACGTGGATTGAAAACAACGTTCTCTACCCGTACTACGACCTCGCCGACTCTGGGGCCACTTATCACCTAAAACGCGGCGGCATGAACCTTGATGAGGAACAGTTATGGTTTCTCATCGACTTCGCCCACACCGTCGCACACAGCGACCACCCCGATGCCACGCGACTTTCGGAACGCATCTTCGACCTTGTCTGTGCGTGCGATGAACTCGATCCCGGCGCGATCAAACGATACAGCGGAATCCCCATCCCCACGGAGCTCGCTCATCTTCAAACCGAAAGCGTGACAGCGCACGCGGAAAATGGCCGGATCACCATCGACTTGCGCGAACCCACCGATCAGATTCTCACATTTCTTATCCGGCTTCTCAGCGGCACCGATTTTCCCCAAGACTTCACGCTCACGGTTCGCCACCGCGGTGAGACCCCGCAGGAAAAAACCATGTCGGAATTCTTAGAACGATTCGAATCCTCACCCCTGAAACCGCAGCTAGAGGCCGTGTTAGGTCGGGATGATAGCTTCTACATCTATAGGTAGGAAAAACATGAAGCTTGCAGAATCACTCACTATTTTCAAAAGTCTCGGCTGGCACGAAGCAGCAGTGACTGACGCCCCCACCTTACCGCTCGGTACCCCTGAGCAACAAAAGCTGGCACTTGCCGGGTTGCGCTCCGGCGAATGGGGGCGCGGCGGGCGCACCAAAGAAAACCCCCGCTACCACTGGATTAGTTATGTGGAGGGGCATGAAACAATGCTCACCTACTTCGCCATCCGACTCGGAGTGTCCATCCCCCGCACTCTCGAACTCCTGCGCGGTGAACACACCGACACAAATGTCGCCGTCATCCTCTCGCGGGGCGAAGAATTCGCCACCACCCTGGTCAAACGTGCCGCACGGATACAAGACGACCGCTTCAACATCGCCCACACGATAGTGAAAGTCGGCCTCGAAGTAGACTGCACCGATGATCTGCGTTACCTGCACTTGTGGGCCGCACAAGTCCGCGAACACCCCGAACTGGCGCACACCAGATTCTTCGAACACGCGCACGCCACACTGGGGCTCGCCACCCGGGCGATCGCTGATCTCGTCACCCACGCCTACAGCACACACATCATCACCCGCGACCAAGCCTTCGAACTGGGACTTTATGGGCTTCGACTATCCGCACGCCCCAGCGACCGCAACCAGTGGGCCACATTCCTAGCCAAAGAACTACCCATCACCGACGCCGAACTTATCCACCACAAAGGAACCATCCTTGGCGCCCTCAGCACGGGGGATGCCACCCCCATTGAACTTCTTGGATTGCCGCTACTCCCCCACCTAAAGGGGCAAGATTTTATAGAAGCAGCCCTCGCCTGCCTCTACGCCAAAACAGCCCAAGCACAACTGAAAACCTTGAGCCTTATCGAAGGACGGGAGCTAGATACCACGCTGCAAACACGGGTGGCGGAGTTGGCGGCGTCGACAAACTCGAAAGTGGCGAAGAAAGCCTCAGCATTCCGCCCACCGCTCGTTAAAGAAAAACCACCCTCCGACCTATGGCGCGACACCCCACCGGTGTGGCACATGCCCCGCTTCGACCGCCCACCCGCCGCCGTGGACGCGCTGGTGGCTGAGCTGCCGCACATCAGCATCGACCGCAGCCGCTGGGAAACATTCGTCGATGAACACGCCGAACGATTCCTCGCGGGGCTTGTCGAACTTGCCGCCAACAACCCCGCCGCCGCACGGCAAGCAATAAGCGGGACTGACGAACATATTTTCAACGGGCTGCTGCACAAGTGGGCGCACGGGCAGGAAATCACCTTGGACGAACGCCACACACTGGACCGAATCCACTGCGTGATGGCGGTGCTCGGAAAAATACCGTGCATGCTTTCCGAACCCAGTTTCGCCGACCTCAGCATCAGCTTGCCGGATCTATGCGCCCGCCTCGCCCGCTACCAGGAGTCGGGGACGGCGGTCTTGATCGCGGATTTCCTGCTCGCCTTGTACCGGCTGCGCCTCACCGACGATTCCGCCAGCGTGCCGGAGTTTCCCATCCCACTCATACATGTCGACGGAACGCGGATCGACGCCGCCGCAGGTGATGTGCTACGCAGCTACCTCGATGACCCCGTGATCGATCGTGGGATCTACCTCCATAACGGCGTACACCCACGCTACCGCCATGAGATTGTGGCGCTACCGGAATCCCTCACGTCGGTACCAGGGCTTTACCCTAAGGATTTCGCAACCCACAACATTTCCCTTGATGCTGCCAGTTTCCCCACGTTCGGCGACTCCGTACTGCTCGATGTGGGGCGGGGGCTTGTACCCCAGAGTGCTGTGCGCGCAACCAATCGTGCGGAGCCGCTAAGCCGGGCCGCGGCAACCAACCTGCTCAGCGTCCCCGACACCACCGCTGCTATTCTCGCGTGGGAACGCGGGCTACTCATCCCAGGCCGCATCGACCTTGAGTACCTCGACTGGCAGCCAGGCGTGACCCACATTGCGGATTTAGTGGGCACAACCTGCGAGTTAACCGAACAAGGGCTGCTGAGCGTGGTGTGGCCACTGTGGGACGCACTGTTGGTTTACGCGGTGGCCCAGAAACGTCTCCCCAGCGGAATCGTCGACGTGGTCCGCGCCATGGGTGAGTATTTTCAGTGTGTTCCCGTGTCACAGCGGGACTGCCCAGGTTTACGTGCGCTCGCCGCAAAATCGGGGAAATCGGAATCCGTGGTCAAAGCTCGAGAAATAGTGGAGAAGCTGTGATGAACCCAATTCCAGTAGTGCTTTTCGACGCCCCCAAGTGCGCCTGCGAGGTGTTTGCCTCATGCACGTAGTCCAGTTCATCGACACCACACTCACCACCCGTAACAAATCCAACTACCAGAAGGTGGTGGAGCTGGTGCACGAGCACCAGCTGGACTACCTGGATAACCCCACGTATCTGCGCGCATGGTACTACACTATCCGCGCGATCACTCACACGGATGAGGTGGCCTGGCGGTTCTTCGACCACCTCGTAGCCGCCGCACGAATCTTAAAATCAACCTGAGTGACGAGATTTCCTTAGGCCTTGAGCTCGGTTATATAACCCGCGACCAGGCCATTAAGGTGGCAGCAATCACGTGGCATGGAGGGTCCATGCTGCGCGAACTTCACCTCACCGATGAGGAGCTGATCCGCAACGCGCACCTGTTCGTCTCTCACGACAGCGCGGTGGTTACCGCGTTTGGGCACCGCATTCTCACGCTCATCGACGCCCCCGATATTGCCCGCGCGGCCCTCGCCGCGGATACGAACACCGCGGTTCGGGAAACCTTGCGAGTGCTTGGAGACGCTGCGACCGGCGTCGACAAGCTTCAAACTGAGCTGAAAGAGTTGTGCACAAGCGTGGATAGCCAGATTGCGCAGCTCGCCGCTGTATTACTGGGACGCCCCGCCGCCACACCCACTTGCGAAATTCACCCATCGCCACCCGTGTGGCAGCCACCTGCGCTCACACATGACATCCCGGCGCGTTTTTTCGTCACCCGTGTGGAAGCACACACGTGGGTCGACCCGCTGACGGCCTGTGCGGACTTAGGGCAGGAGTTTTTAATCTCCACGCCCAGCCACGCGGATTTCAGTATTGCTGCGGATGTTTTCATTGATCGACTTCGGGCGTATGCGCGGGCTGGACAGCCGATTCTGGAACCGGATTTCGTGTTGGCACTGGGCAGGTTACGCATCCACGACGCCGACCAGGTCGCACGTCAGGTGGTGGGTGTGCGTGTGCCGCTTTACCCGGATCCGGGTGTGGATGCCGGCCAGCTCGCCGCCGCCTACGCACACGACCCGTTTCGCGATCCTGGAATGCGCGGGTGCTACGGGAAGGACGTGGAGTATCCCGCTTCGCTGTCGGTGCTGCCTAACCGGTGGGCGGGGAACAGCTACGATCACCGCGCATTCCCCCGATTTGCCGACAGTGCGTTTTGCCGTTTCCTGCACGACCCGGAAGGATTGGAGGGCGTGGCGTTTGCTGGTAGCCCGCTTCCAGCCCCGGCACTTGCTGCCCTGTTCCGGTCGAGTGCGAACCAGGAAACGATCGAAGCGGCGTGGCGGCGGGGGCTCGTGTGGGAAGGCAACATTGACGCCGCGCTTTTCGACGCCACCACCCTGTCCCACGTAATTACCCTGTGCTACCGGTTGGCGCAAAAGGGAATGGCGGGGTTTGTGATCAAGCTCCTGTCTGAACTTTCCCAGTGCTTTCCGGTGCAGGAAGTGGCGGACGCCTTGGTGAATGTGCGCAGGTGTGTAGAACAAGGCCGAAAGTAACGGCGCGTTTCGTGATGAGGAGCCTTTCAGGCTTCTGGTTGTTCCCGCCACTGCTCACGTTGACTTCAAGAAAAAAGCTGCTTTTCCCATCTACATAGCAG
The nucleotide sequence above comes from Corynebacterium mustelae. Encoded proteins:
- a CDS encoding DUF7824 domain-containing protein codes for the protein MLRELHLTDEELIRNAHLFVSHDSAVVTAFGHRILTLIDAPDIARAALAADTNTAVRETLRVLGDAATGVDKLQTELKELCTSVDSQIAQLAAVLLGRPAATPTCEIHPSPPVWQPPALTHDIPARFFVTRVEAHTWVDPLTACADLGQEFLISTPSHADFSIAADVFIDRLRAYARAGQPILEPDFVLALGRLRIHDADQVARQVVGVRVPLYPDPGVDAGQLAAAYAHDPFRDPGMRGCYGKDVEYPASLSVLPNRWAGNSYDHRAFPRFADSAFCRFLHDPEGLEGVAFAGSPLPAPALAALFRSSANQETIEAAWRRGLVWEGNIDAALFDATTLSHVITLCYRLAQKGMAGFVIKLLSELSQCFPVQEVADALVNVRRCVEQGRK